One window of the Triticum dicoccoides isolate Atlit2015 ecotype Zavitan chromosome 3B, WEW_v2.0, whole genome shotgun sequence genome contains the following:
- the LOC119280971 gene encoding uncharacterized protein LOC119280971 has protein sequence MDPNGSYPKKVRSDESEANISPLHDAPRGRAIMPMLSDFVPLNSTPSDSTWVWNTPPTIDAPHVVTMPSIKDCSIMPYQTSVSLSSQPPQLPDAKFTPSNRVNTLISQPNHREIFENPREIFSHQDFLSNPIRNYFSSSDQRRIFSMESPSITSLLQGDPIAVVNAHLNTIGAIDDGPIFEIPTRRVYKGPQNIPHGTLTHDATYVVPTPLVPFATSSHGPREDKTPMDVPNGITNSGIMHNTMSSRKYRCSICNLTFNSSQAFGGHMSSHSKARKNKLQS, from the exons ATGGATCCTAATGGCTCCTATCCTAAGAAAGTCAGATCTGATGAAAGTGAGGCCAATATTTCTCCCTTGCATGATGCACCGAGAGGCAGAGCgatcatgccgatgttgagtgattTTGTTCCCCTGAATTCCACACCATCAGATTCAACTTGGGTATGGAACACCCCACCTACCATTGATGCACCACATGTAGTTACCATGCCATCAATCAAAGATTGTTCCATCATGCCATATCAAACCAGTGTATCACTATCATCACAACCTCCACAGTTGCCTGATGCAAAGTTTACTCCTTCAAATAGGGTCAATACCCTTATTTCTCAGCCCAACCATAGGGAAATCTTTGAGAACCCACGAGAAATATTCTCGCACCAAGATTTCTTGTCAAACCCTATTAGGAACTACTTTAGTTCATCGGATCAGAGGAGGATCTTTTCCATGGAGTCTCCATCAATTACATCCTTACTCCAGGGAGATCCCATTGCAGTTGTCAATGCCCACCTTAATACTATTGGAGCAATAGATGATGGTCCAATCTTTGAGATCCCAACCAGGAGAGTCTACAAG GGTCCACAAAATATACCACATGGGACGCTAACCCATGACGCTACTTATGTTGTGCCTACCCCTCTTGTTCCATTCGCCACCTCCTCACATGGCCCCAGAGAAGACAAGACTCCTATGGATGTACCAAATGGCATTACTAATAGTGGTATTATGCATAATACTATGAGTTCACGTAAGTACAGATGCAGCATTTGCAATCTCACCTTCAACTCATCTCAAGCCTTTGGTGGTCACATGAGTTCCCATAGCAAAGCAAGGAAGAACAAGCTACAAAGTTGA